The window TTCTCAAGGTTATATGCAAATAAGGGCTTGGTGTAAAGCTCAGTTTATGCGAGCGCAATGAGGAATACGATTGCACGGATAAAGTTAGTAGGGATAGACCAAGAAAGATATTTGAACCTGTATACACGTAAATAGATAGGTTAatcaacaaatgaacaaataaattcatgaataagtaaacaaatatatataaatatatatatatatatatatatatatatatatatatatatatatatacgtatgtgtatatatatatgtgtatgtctatatatatatatatatatatatatatatatatacgtgtgtctgtctatttatttatctacagacATTAATTCATAGATAAAGAACTGAtaaattaataagtgaataaatctataggaagagataaatacataaatagatagttgAAAGATAGATtggtacaaacatacatagatacacagaagaACATatagacacggacacacatacacacacacaaatatatatatatatatatatatatatatatatatatgtatgtgtttgtgtgtgcgtgtgtgtgtgtgtgtgtgtgtgtgtatacacacacacacatatatgtgtgtgtatatatacatatgtatatgtatgtatatatatatatatatatatatatgtatgtatatgtgtatatatatatataaagaggtaaaaaaacacaAGCCAGCGCATAAATAGGAGGGGTGGGTGCAAGTTAGTCATATGACACGGAGCCATGTGTCAGAGCGCAAGCACGTACGCGCTCACGTCACACACGCGCTCAAAGCAACACACCCTCGGCCATTCCCCAGGTTGCAGAAAGGCCCATGAGTCAGGGATGTCTCTCTACGGCGGCGGCGACAACTCCCCGGAAATGGGCTACCCGAGCGACGCGTGGGACCTCACCAGCGAAGACATCCAGGAGCTGGACCGCTACATCCGCCACGAGGAGAACTGGGATCCTTTGGTGGACAGTCTGCAGTACATGGACCTTCAGGAGCAGTTTGGACCAATTAAATACGGTAAGGAGTCATAGGTCGATGGTGGTTGTTTTGATATCGTTAAGTAAGGAGAATTTGTTGGAGTTTTATTATATTTGGAATGTTGTTCTGAATGCAGGATGTAATGTACAGTGAGAAATAATATAAGCTGGATATATGCTAACTGGTGTGCAGCATGGTGTGAAATTAGATATCTTAAACTAAAGTAAAACTATTAATTTCGGTAACCACGTTCAAACAGCGAGTCTTTGAACTGATACAAATgtcaaaaaaaatgtacaaaagaagtaaggaaaaataatattgcGGATGAGATTTGCACATAGTatcgtatataaataaacagttagTAGAGCAAATAATCGTGTGCATACGAAATCAatcaatgattaagataatacaTAGTGCAGTAAAGGAAGTAAACGAATATGAGTATAAAAAGTAAGACTAGAGGAAGattatttcaaatatttattcatttcctctttaGTTTATTCCTCCGATAAAACTTAAACATATTTGATGATAACTTGAACGTTTTAATAGATCACAGGGTTATGAAAAGATAAGCAAAAAAAGCCATAAACCCAAATAAGTAACAAGAATATGTACACGTTCACCCACCCTGTGTAGTATTTTAACGAGACTGTTTATTTGCTCGCGATTGAGTCCCTGACgcagatatttctttctttttttctttcttttttgggtgttccttttgctctctttctgggGAAGGGAAAACGACCGCATTTCCCATTAACTCGATAGAACAAGCTTTGAAAGCAAACGAATATGAAACAAAGTCAAGCAATTGAATCAAATGAAGCACGTTTCATTATGTATAGCCATTTGACCGAAGAAAAAGAATTCACCGACTTTCTCCGAACATTTTGGCTCCGTATGACCCTgtttccacccttcccttcacaGAGGAGCCGGCGCTGTGTCCCGAACCCGTGGCCATGATCTCGGCCAGCGCAGACGCCAAAGGAGCTAGCGATCCACTCAAGAAAATCAGACCGGAAGCCAAGAAGAGAGGTGAGCAGAAATAGGCCGAGCTCTCGACCTCCCGTTCATTTTGCTTTTCGTGATATAATtcctaaggatttttttttttttttttttgggggggaggggggttgtgtgttgatccatctattatttttttgttcttgttgtttataGGAATCTTTCTGGTACTTGatttccttaaatatatatatgtatatgtgtgtatatatgtgtgtgtgtgtgtgtgtgtgtgtgtgtgtgtgtgtgtgtgtgtgtgtgtgagcgtatggataaatagagatatacatatatatatataaatatatatatatacatatacatacctatatatattccttttttgacAACCTCCACTGACGGacatacctcccccctccccacagaaCGCGGCCCGAAGAACTGGGAGTTCGTGATCCGCCTCTTGGCCGACCCGAGCACCAACCCCTCGCTCATCCGCTGGGAGGATCAGAGCGAGGGCACCTTCCGTCTGGTGCAGCCCACGACCATCGCCAAGATGTGGGGCCAGCGCGCCGACAAACCCAATCTTTCTTATGATAACTTTGCTCGGGGATTGAGGTGAGTTTGAGTATaacttgtgtgcatgtatgtgtgtttaacttttttatcgtatttttttcaaataacacTTGCTGCTTCCCTTGTCAGTAAAGGCGCAGATCTTGTGTGTCCTACAGCTGTGTTTATTGCACTATCATTGCATGTacgcttcgttttcttcttttcaaacAACAAATACTTTTTTTGCTCCGGCAGATACCACTACTCGACCGGCGCCCTTCAGCCAGTGTCCGAGAAGCAGCTCGTCTACCGCTGTGGACCGAAAGCTCTTAAATATTACATCGAGCTGAAGCGTGGTCAGTGCTAGTTGCAGCGCTAGCGTGACCACTGCTAGTTCGCGGGTATTTTTTTCGAGGAACGCGttgagtttttgtttgttgttattttctctcgCCCAATCTTCCCATCTTCTttgacattgttgttgttgtttagttctgTTTATTTTATAGCTCCAAGGTATCGATTCTGCGTTTGCTCTACTCGTACTTCTTTCAACCTTTGCTCATATCTCGTTTCTCCCTTGTCATTCTCTTATCGCTCGTTTTAGATGATTTAAGCGCTAGATATAACCCTAAATCATCCCTTACACCTTATCCACTAAAACTTTTTAGTCACCCTGTTACTTACTCCCCAACTTTTCATCCTCAtgctttctcatttctcatttcctctttctaaaatatctcttttcttcctgtcACATCTATCGATTCACAATGCCAGTGTTAATACAACCCAAAGATTAAAGAGCAATATAttgaaacggaagaagaagaagaaaaaagaaacataggCAGCATAACGGTTATAAGACTTGAGAAAAAGACATACTATCTTCACACTTTCCCCTTGATACTCACTAGGAAATTTGTGAAAGCTGTTCACCCTCTCACGGCGCTTCCTCTCGGGGTCACGTCTGTACCTGAAATCTTTTGTTAtgctattttgttttgtatttatttaagaTACTTCAACGAGGAAGTACGCTCGAAAATATGGCAGTCCTATacactatgtattatatatatatatatatatatatatatatatatatatgtatgtgtgtgtgtgtgtgtgtgtgtgtgtgtgtgtgtgtgtgtttgtatgtgtatatagctatTTATGGCATTTATAAGTGCTTGATATCTTTATCCatattatattcacatttatgtatCTCACTTGCATTCCACCACATACTTATCTTAACCTGAGGAATCCTTTTTGGCCACATACACAAACCCTGAACCTATTGTGTGTGACATATGgggtacagtttttttttttctaggatgtCACATTAGACAGTAGACATCATGAGCCTTCCTTTTTAATCGATGATCTAATCAccgtatttaattaatttatttgtttctgcGTAGCTAGGTATTTATACTATAATTTATTGTCATATCGGCTGTGATAGGTTAAGACTATGCTTGATAAACAGACCACGTATGTACGTACCTTCTAGGAAGGATGAATACAGTGCGTCAGGTCTTCTCAGAATGTATTTCCTTGTGGAAAGAAATGTAATAaactgtttatataaaaatatttgttttccgaCCTCTATGATatcaaaaagatatatgtattagAGCAATTTCATTCTATACCTCACAGGTCAAGAATGAGGGAATTTCCTGGCTTGAGCAATCATTTTAAAACACTTCCTTgtcaataattaaaacaatggtTGTacttatggatgtatacatatactcagacacagaaacacatacatacacaaatatatatatatatatatatatatatatatatatatatatatgtacatgcatatatatatccatccatccatccatttatacatacatgcatacatacatctatacatacatacatacatacacacacacacacacacacacacacacacacacacacacacacacacacacacacacatacacacacgcccacacacacacacgcactcacacacacacacacatacacacacacacacacacacacacatatatacagatatactagtatcttattatctatctatttacttatatatatatacatacacacacacacacacacacacacacatacacacacactatatatatatatatatatatatatatatatatatatatatatatatgtatatatggcatggttggtttagtactggccctccggtctcatgcccggagtgacctaggttcgaggccaggtcagggaggattgttatacacctatataaatgcggtattgcattcttccatctttcatatatatacctcagtatctgacttcggtttcgaatttctaaatcaatttccaccgagtgcccacggggagtgtgtgtaaaacctcgctatcattactcatgtatgagtagatatgtaatgtctatggaagctagttagatcctagttgcacgctccttttagtgggtcgcgtggcatggttggtttagtactggccctccggtctcatacccgaggccaggtcagggagggttgttatacacgtatacatatatatagatatatataaatgtgtgtgtgtgtgtgtgtgtgtgtgtgtgtgtgtgtgtgtgtgtgtgtgcgtgtgtgtttgtgtgtgtatgtatatatggatatatatatacatataaatacacacacacacacacacacacacacacacacacacacatatatatatatatatatatatatatatatatgtatatatgtgtgtgtgtgtgtgtgtgtgtgtgtgtgcgtgtgtgtgtgtgtgtgtgtgtgtgtgtgtgtgtgtgtgtgtgtgcgtgtgtgtgtttgtgtgtgtgtgtgtgtgtgtgtgtgtgtgtgtgtgtgtgtgtgtgtgtgtgtatgtgtatatatatacatacatatacatgcacacacacaatcacccacacaatcacacaaacacatacacacaaacacacagtatatgtatatatatatatatatatatatatatatatatatatatatatacatatatatatatatatatatatatatatatatatatatatatacgtgtgtgtgtgtgtgtgtgtatacatattatacacatatgtacatatatgtatatacataaatatatatatatatatatgtatatgtgtgtgtgtgtttgtgtgtgtgtgtgtgtgtgtgtgtgtgtgtgtgtgtgtatgtgtgtgtgtgtgtgtgtgtgtgtgtgtgtgtgtgtaaatatatatatatatatatatatatatatatgtatatatatataaacatttatgtagattcatatgtttgtgtgtgtgtgtcaccgaaAAActaccagatacaaaatcacattTCTAACTTCATCTAACCCCGTCCTCTCCcgttccaacatcgtcctaaatcctcctctccctcatcacccaCCTCGTCCCCTCAATCCCTCTGCTGTAAGACTACAATTTATATaacttataatttatataacttataatggagtgcgtatgtgcgttcaggcagacactgttcaaacgtttATGCACGAGTATGAGAGCGTATGCACggtgtatgcgtgtttgagtGCACGtgtccatgtgtttgtgtgtgtgtgtgcaagagaagcaatacacatgcgcgtctaaacttatgatgtgtgtatgtatatgtatgtatatgtatgtgcgtgtatgtggatgtggatgtataagtgtaggtgtatatatgcggatatatgtgtgtatatgtatatgtatgtgtatgtatgtatatgtatgcgtgtgcatatatgtatatgggtatgtgtgtgtatatgtatgtgtatatgtgtgtgtatgtgtatatgtgtgtgtatgtgtatgtatatatgtatgtgtatatgtatgtgcatgtacaggtgtatacatatatatgtgggtgaatatTATTTTGTACTTATAAATCGTAAGTGCGCATACACGTGTTCGTAAgcgtatgtatggctatatatatgtgtgtatgtagagtcataagtatgtgtagaagatgtgtacgtatgtgagtgttcgcatatatgtgggtgcgtatacacatatatatatgcacatatgatatgcgtatatgtctatatatgtgaatgcatgtgtatgtgtgtaggagcatatgtaaaggtgtatgcttgcatgtacatgagcacgaaaattaacatatgcgtagtacttaggacATTTGCGCTTGAACAACTATGCCTGCACTGGTATACATATGCCTAAATGAaaatagtgtataaaatataatcagtcATATATGCACTTATGATACAcaacgggagtataccctggtgtactGAGCAGGCCCGTGCGATGCTGCTTATAAGTGCAAACTagaaagccagtgagtgagtaaaaacccatttcacaatatttATGGGAGAGTTTAATGCCAAAatgggtaaaaagacagaaggagaaccGCAGTGGGGAATCACGATATAGGCATTAGGAATGAGAGGAggcaaatgctaatcgatttggcggaggctcgatcattaaatatcatgaatacattcttcgaaaaaagactagtggaagtggacatggaagtcgccagcTGACATAAAAATCGAAATTGACTtcgtaatttcaaataggcgcgatatagtaaaaaaatgtggaagttattaataaagtaaatgttggcagcgagcatagaatggtcagaggccaaattatatTACATctcagaagagaaaggaataaactcaaccatatttagctaacttgaagaccaaagcgacagaatttaaacttaacatccaaaacagatattcacttctcagcgacgaagatctcaacgttgactaaatcaacaaacagatcagtgacataataaaggaaactgTACTTATAGACGGGTCAATTTATGAGAAACAGTCACCCAACCCACAACAAATTGCAACAAAAGGTTTCTCAGTGGTTTTCAATCCCACAGGATATACTGATCAACAGAAAGAAAGTCTACCAAAATCTGACATCCGGAAATGGGTTAAAACCGAGTCATTTTCAAGATGGCCGACGCCGAGCATCGAAATCACGAAAGGAGCTATAACTTCTTCAATTATTGACATAGAAACACCATTGTTGGTTGCAGTCATTGGTTTTAAGGGGTCAGCTATCCACTGGTGTCAACGAAATTCAGATTTGATCAGTATTGAACCTGAAATCTGAAATTTTAGGCCTGAAATCAATGAATTGTCTGTATACAATCAAACCTATGTTAGGCAATCACCCATCATTTGTTAAATTCTAACGAAGGAGTTTTGAGTCTTATCTTGCCAGTAATTAGATGTAATGTACTTCATGTCACGTGACCGTCCCGCACTCTGATTGAGTATCCCTTCCTTCGAATgctctttccttgatttttttttttctttcaggttgAAATCATGAATGCTCCTGAGATTTACGAAGATAGGTGTCTAGTTTGTAAGGAGGGGCTTGAAGATGGAAGTGATGTTGTGCAAATTCGTCAGAAGGGCGCTGATGGCATGAACGCAGCCAGCGTTCAGAGAGGTGACGATGTTCATGTGGCGGCTGGATGCAAGGTACACACAGATTGTGGTAAACGGTACATAAATCAACATGATATCCtgaatcagaagaagaaacaagaaccaTCCAAACCGTCCATGAAGCGAAGTTCACGTGTGTTGACCGGGCCCTTCAACAGTAAATCAGACTGCTTGTTCTGTGGAACAACGGTCCGCCTTGGAAGTTTTGACTATAGTCATGTGAAGATCGACGACTTTACCAAAACCATTCTGGAGTGCTGTGAGAATCGGACCGATGATTGGTCATTCACAGTGAAAGGGCGGATTGAGTTTTATGGTAGAGATCTTCATGCAGCTGActgcatatatcatcatcagtgtaGTGTCCATTTCCGCACTGGACGTGATGTACCAGTGCACTTTCGTAGTGGACCAGATTCAACAATTAGGAAATCTGGACGTCCGATAGACAGTGATCAAGAACAGGCATTCTCCAGAATGTGTTCTTATTTCGAAATGAATGATGAGGAACAGATGACTATTTCGTACCTTCGGGGCAAAATGGAAGAGTTCCTTACGGAAGAAAATTCTCTTCCATACACAAGCTACTatctgaaaaagaaaatggtggaAAGATATGGAAACTCCGTCTATATTGCTGAAGGAGACGGCCTCAATGACATAGTTACATTCAGGGAGAAAACATCACACATACTCCAGTCATTTTACAAAGATGCACAGCGAGAAGTAGACGAAGAGTCACAAAAGAAAGCCATAATTGAGACGGCAGCAAGGCTGGTCAAGAGTGATATCAAAACAGGTGTGCCATCTGTTACTGATCACTACCCAAAATCAGAAGAACTTGAACTTGACTCTGCACTAGCTTTTCTTCCAGATGCACTTCGAAATATGCTGAATTATCTGTTTGTTGGAAAAAACACGCAACATAAAGTGGCTAGTATTGGACAAGCTATTGTACAAGCAGTCAGACCTCGGGCTATCATTGCACCACTCCAGATTGGTCTCGCTGTGCAGGTTCATCACATATATCGGTCAAAATTCCTTGTAGAAACACTGTGCAATATGGGGTACAGCTCGTCATATGCTGAAGTACTGCGGTTTGAAAAGAATGCTGCAAGCTGTGTCACTCCCGATTTGCTACTTGAAGAAACAGGTGTTTCTGACATACCGGTATCAGTGTTGTTTGCCGGTGACAATGTAGATCACAACATCATCACCCTTGACGGTAAAGGTACCTTTCATAGAATGGGCATGATTGCTGCATTGACTCCTAGTAGAAAATCAAGTCATCAAgtgacaagaaaaaagaacataGAACTGAACATTGTACAGATGTCAAAAATTGATATCAAAGAATATGGCTTTGCCAATAATGTTCTTCGCAATATCAAGTTTCTGGACCTCCCAGATTTCCGAGTTTGTGACATGACAGTTGACATCCTCTGGGAGCTATCCTTCCACTTCAAGCAGAAGGTACCAGGCTGGCAGGGGATGATGCACATCCTTCATGCAGGAGAGACACATCTTGGCACATCCTCCATTCTGTATTTGCCAATGATTGATATGTACTCAGGGGACAAGTCCTGCATTCTGTCCACTTTGGACTGGGGCTGGGGACTTGTGGACAATCGATTTGTACCTATCATGACTGACATGAATGCTGCACCAAACACTCTTCTGAACGTGATACACTGCAATTGCACCACAGCTTGTGGCACACCTCGTTGCAGCTGCAGAAAAAATGGGCTTCCGTGTACGCCTGCATGTGGATCATGCCAGGTTTCGTGTTATGACAATCCACTAAATCAAGTCTTTCAGGAACTAGAAGACAGTGATGAGGAATAAATATGTAACCTGAACTGTCATTATGCAATGCTCACAAGAAAATGTTTCATTGGCACCAGCTGTTCAGTCATTTTGGTTAAAATGGAAATTCTATTGATTTTTCTTCCTGagtttttgttccctttttagCAGGTAAAATATTGGTTACATATGAATGTCATTTACACCAATGGCTTGCTGGTCCCTTAAAACCATGGAATATAACCGTTTCTATGACAATTTTTGAAGACGTTATAGCTGTTTTCGTGATTTCAAAGCTCGGTGGCGGCCATCTTTGAAATGACTCAGTTTTAACCCATTTCCGGGCGTCAGATTTTGGTagactttttttctgttgatCAGTATATACAGTGGAACTGAAAACCACCGAGAAACCTTTTGTTGCAATTTGTTGTGGGTCAAGTGTTATATCGACCTGTCTATTAAAGTAAGCGGTAGGAACGTCAagtaaagctccagcaagctcccGGTAGACAATaaacaacttatgcaaaaacgtagggtcagcaaagtatcgtcaaacagggacaaaatagaatttgctgaaataacaaagactataaacaaaaagaagagagatgtatggaGACACAATgctcaaatgataaatgaaacagtgatctcaggtgccagcatgaaaacagctaaaaggagactcggaatatgGAGAAATCAAatttatgcaataaagaaactaaACGGAGAAGTGACAgctaataagaatgaaatcacaagagtagtggaagacttttatagGGATCTacacaacgcaaatgaacagccacggataaaagcgaacgcggtaactaaagACGTACTtaatatcacaacagaagaaatctAAAGAGCGCTTAaatgcatgaagagagggaaaacaccaagtGAAGACATAATTAGTATATactttataatagatgcaggagaaattgcaacagtataACTAGCCAATGTTTTTAACAAATactttctcaacggaaaaaaaagcCTGGAaatatgcaacaattattttgatacataaaagggggatagaaaggatctaaaaaaaaaccaccgactcataagcctcctttcagttacttataaatctggattctaaccagcccagagaacaggcaggcttccgcagcggattctcaacaacagaccacatccacacgctcaccgacattagagaaaaagtaaatgaatttaggaaacccctgtgtatggcattcatcgattacgaaaaggcgtttgactctgtacaaataccagcagtactagcagctattcgaagacagagagtagaggaggtatattgtaaaatattggaagatatatattcgAAGATGGGACAGTAACCATCAAACTCCACACATAAACCGATAAAACACCTATTAAAAAGGTGTTAtggcctatggatcagaaacatggactacaaccaaagtaCTCGAgtggaaactaataagtgccaaaagagggaaggagaggttgatgctgggaattagcctaagagatcggatgagggcgacgtggatcagtggaagtggaagatatacttgggagcatcaaaaagaaaaaatggcaatgggcaggtcctgtcagagacaggacgacagatgaaaaaaaaagtaacagactggtctatagataacataaagagtgACAACATGTCGTGACGAAATAATTAAATTTGAGGGCCAAGGCTGAAAaccaaaaacgcaagacagacaaagatagaaaagattggaagaggcctacatcctacagtggatcgattcaggctgatgatgatgtatatatatgattatatatatgtgtgtgtgtgtgtgtaaacttatatataaacgtatgtagatatatatgaatatatgtgtgtgtatatatatatagatagatagatagatagatagatatatgtgtgtgtgtgtgtgtgtatgtatacgcatgtatatatttatatacatacatatatatatttatacgtatatatatatatatatatatatatatatatatatatattcatatatatacatatagtcatatatatctaaatacgtttatatatagagatagatagatagatagatatagatatgcatgtgtgtgtgtgtttgtatacacacacacacacacatatatatatgtatatatatatatttatatatatatatatatatatatatatatatatatatatacatgtgtggaattcatgttgaacaaattgcaagtagaacaatgaagggaagtacaggaaaacacacgaatatgccgaaggccttttcgcttttactgcttcatcagggcatatagaacaagaggtacatagaagtatatatatatgtactaggcggtcaggtcacgtcggtgatcaggtgagcgacgaccttggctagttcgtggctcctcGTTGCGGTgatgaagttgttagtagagtgtgtGTATGCGGTTTCTtgcagtgtgtatttgtgtgtgtgtgtatgtgtgtgtgtgtgtgtgtgtgtgtgtgtgtgtgtgtgtgtgtgtactgtatgtgtatgtcttaatagatctctctctctctctctctctctctctatatatatatatatatatatatatatagatatgtatatatatatatatatatgtatacacaaacacactcacacacacatataatatatgtataatataatatatatatgtgcatgtatgcatatatatatatatatatatatatatatatatatatatatacatgtgtgtgtgtctgtgtgtgtgtgtttgtgtgtgtatgtgtgtgtgtatatatatatatatatatatatatatatatatataaatata of the Penaeus chinensis breed Huanghai No. 1 chromosome 27, ASM1920278v2, whole genome shotgun sequence genome contains:
- the LOC125039539 gene encoding ETS homologous factor-like, translated to MESYSYEDLNASFSLEEPLFSTSESIDTLCETYLNNMETYSSGAKHSQKSLFEEMEAFSKMEIHEWRGEECVDWAGSVCRRQGLDQTTVDLWAFRNTSGSLLQQYSLQDFCSLVGDIYGPLFFNELQALRKRSAGCRKAHESGMSLYGGGDNSPEMGYPSDAWDLTSEDIQELDRYIRHEENWDPLVDSLQYMDLQEQFGPIKYEEPALCPEPVAMISASADAKGASDPLKKIRPEAKKRERGPKNWEFVIRLLADPSTNPSLIRWEDQSEGTFRLVQPTTIAKMWGQRADKPNLSYDNFARGLRYHYSTGALQPVSEKQLVYRCGPKALKYYIELKRGQC